The Buchnera aphidicola (Chaitophorus populicola) nucleotide sequence GGAATATATAATTAATTGAAATAATTTTAAATTTAAACAAAGGAATATAATATGACATATAGTAAAGAAGTTTTAGATCATTACGAAAATCCTAGAAATGTAGGATCATTTTCTAATAAAAATAGCAAAAAAATAGGAAGTGGTTTAGTTGGAGCACCAGCATGTGGAGACGTAATGAAATTAGAAATAAAAGTTAATAAAAAAGGAATTATTGAAGATGTACGTTTTAAAACATATGGATGTGGTTCTGCTATTGCATCTAGTTCACTAATTAC carries:
- the iscU gene encoding Fe-S cluster assembly scaffold IscU, which produces MTYSKEVLDHYENPRNVGSFSNKNSKKIGSGLVGAPACGDVMKLEIKVNKKGIIEDVRFKTYGCGSAIASSSLITEWIKGKSINSASQIKNKSIAKKLSLPPVKIHCSILAESAIKAAIQDYKKKNQIK